A region of the Curtobacterium flaccumfaciens pv. betae genome:
CCGACCTTCGTGTACGGGGCGCTGACGACGTCGTACTCGTTCGCGGCGAGGGCGGCGTACCAGCTGGACAGGTCGAGTTCGTCGAGCACGACCTTGAACCCGACGGCCTTCTCGGACGCCTGGATCTGCTGGAACAAGCTGCGCTCGGCCGGCACCGACTGGTTCGTCGAGACGGGGAACGTCACGGTGAGCTGCTGGCCGTCCTTCTCGCGGATACCGTCCGACCCGACCTTCCACCCGGCGTCGTCGAGGAGCTGCTTCGCCTTGGTGGGGGAGTAGTCGAACCGGCTCTTCTCCGAGTACGCGAGCGGCTCGGCGCTCGAGAGCACCGAGTACGAGCGCTTCGCCGTGCCGAGGAACAGCGACTGCAGGCCGGGGTCGATCTCGGCGCCCGCGATGAAGGCCTGGCGCACCGCCTCGTCGCGGAACACCCCGTGCCCGGAGTTCAGCTCGAGCCGGTTCGAGGCACCAGGGCGCGGGGCGTCGAGGTCGCGGACCGCGCCCTTCGCCGACGCGGCCTTGAGCTGGTCGGGCTGGGCGTTGTCGATCACGTCGACCTGGCCGGACTGCAGCGCGGCGTAGCGCGAGGTCGAGTCCGGCAGGAACCGCCACGTGATGCCGGACAGGCGCGGCTTCGTCGCGCCCCAGTAGTCGGTGTTCTTCGTCAGGGTGACGCGGTCGCCGTGCTTCCAGCCGGTGACCCGGAACGGGCCGGTGCCGACGGGGGACTCGCAGTTCGTCGCCTGCTCGCGCTCGAGTGCCCTCGGGGACTCCATGCCCACCCAGGGCTGCGAGAAGGACTCGAGCAGCGCGCTGTCCGGCCGGCTCAGCGTCAGCGTGACGGTGTGCTCGTCGGTGGCGGTCGCCTTCGTGATGGACTGCAGCGCCAGGTAGCCGGTGCTCGAGGCGGTGGCCGGGTCCTGCACGTGCTCGATGTTCGCCACGACCGCGGCGGCGTCGAACGGGGTGCCGTCGGTGAAGGAGACGTCGTCGCGCAGGGTGAACGCCAGGGTCTTCCCGTCATCGCTCGTGGTCCACTTCGTCGCGAGTTCCGGCGTGGGCTTGCCGTCCTCGAGCCCGACGAGCTCCTCGATGTACTGCGTCGCCAGGAGCGCCTGCGGGTAGTTGCCGCCGACGTGCGGGTCGAGGCAGGTCGGTTCGGCGTCGCCGGAGGCGTAGGTGAGCGTGCCGCCCGCGACCGGGGTGCTGCTCCCGGTGCTCGTGCCCGGTCCGCTGCAGGCAGCCAGGACGAGCAGGACCGCCGAGGCGCCCGCGACGGCGGTGAGGGTTTTCTGTACTGAGTCCAAGATCATGGCTGACCGAGTCTAGCGGTTTACTGGGGCCCATGGACGAACCGATCCGCCGCGGTGGCCGCCCCCGACGCTCGAGCGCCGAGGTGCTCGCGGACGCCGCCGCCGAGCTCTTCCTCGAGCAGGGGTACGGACGCACCACGGTCGACCAGATCGCCGCCCGCGCCGGGGTCAGCCGCGCGACGTTCTTCAACTACTTCCCGGCGAAGGCCGACGTGATGTGGCTCGAACTCGACGCCGCCGTCGCCGGGCTGCCCGGGTACCTCGCCGCGTCGACCGAGCCGAGCGTCGTCCGGGCCGTCGAGCAAGCGCTCCTCGCCGCAGCCCGGGCCCACGACCCCGAGCGGGTGCCGTGGGCCGTCGCGCAGGCCGAGGTGATGGGCATCGGGCCCGAGCTGGTGGCGGGCGTCGCGGTCCGGGTGACGGCGCAGCACGAGGCCGTCGCCGCCTTCGTCGCGGGCCGCACGGGGGAGCAGCCGCGCTCGCTCTGGCCGCAGACGGTGTCCGGCGCGATGCTCGGTGCCGCCGCCGCGGCGTTCGGGGTGTGGGTCACCGACGGGGTCGGCCGCCGTGCGCTCGTCGAGTACGTCGCGGCGGCGCTCACCCCGGTGGTCGCGGGCCTCGACGCCCGCTGACGCCGCCGTCCTGCGGTCGTGCCCGGGGCGGTGGTCGTGACCGACCGTCGGTCTGGAGGCTCGTGGCGGTCTGGCACCGCGCCTCCCGTCCGCCGGTCGGTCGCTCACAGAACACGCCGGCGTCTTCGCGGGACGCCGCCTCGACGGCGAGACGCCGCCGGATTCGGCGGCGTCTCGAGCTCGTGGCGGCGTCGGACGGACACGCCGGCGTCCTGCGACACCAGCCCGACACCCGCCCGCACGCCCGCACACCCGCTGACGCTCACTCCGTGCGCAGGGTCCCCGCCCCACCGGACGCGACGTCCGGAGCCGTGCCGTCCCGGACCACCTCGGGCACGTCGCCGTCGGTCGGCACCAGCGACTCGTCGCCCGGGTAGCTCAGGGTGAGGACGGCCTCCTCGATGTACGGGCTGTCCTCGAGCGACTTCTCCACGTCGCGCAACCGCACCGCCACGTGCTCCTCGGTCTCGTTGCCCGTCAGGTCGACGGCCGCGACGAGGTACACCCGCGACGGCCCCACGAACTCCAGGTGCAGGTAGGTGACCCGCTCGACCTGCGACCGGCCCAGCAGCTCGACGAGCACCGCGTTCTCGAGTTCGGGGGACGTGCTCTGACCGAGCAGGAACCGGCGGTTGCGGTCGATCAGGACGATCGCGACGATCCCGAGCAGCACACCGATCGCGATGGAGCCGAGCGCGTCGAACACCGCCAGCCCGGTGACCTGGTGCAGGAACACCCCGAGGAACGCGACGACCAGGCCGATCAGCGCCGCCGCGTCCTCGGCGAACACCGCACGGAGCGTCGGGTTCGACGACTGCAGCACGTGCCGCAGCACCGGGACCTTGCGCTTGGTCGCCGCACCGTGCGCCTGCCGGTACGCCTGCAGGAAGCTCG
Encoded here:
- a CDS encoding TetR family transcriptional regulator, translated to MDEPIRRGGRPRRSSAEVLADAAAELFLEQGYGRTTVDQIAARAGVSRATFFNYFPAKADVMWLELDAAVAGLPGYLAASTEPSVVRAVEQALLAAARAHDPERVPWAVAQAEVMGIGPELVAGVAVRVTAQHEAVAAFVAGRTGEQPRSLWPQTVSGAMLGAAAAAFGVWVTDGVGRRALVEYVAAALTPVVAGLDAR
- a CDS encoding cation diffusion facilitator family transporter, which codes for MPAEERPESLVTVLIAFGANLLVAIAKTIASLVSGSASMVAEAAHSWADTGNEVFLLVAERRGGKKRDTAHPLGYGRETYIWSMFAAFGLFTAGAIVSIYHGISEFGDTGPAEDVVLNYVVLGVAFLLEGTSFLQAYRQAHGAATKRKVPVLRHVLQSSNPTLRAVFAEDAAALIGLVVAFLGVFLHQVTGLAVFDALGSIAIGVLLGIVAIVLIDRNRRFLLGQSTSPELENAVLVELLGRSQVERVTYLHLEFVGPSRVYLVAAVDLTGNETEEHVAVRLRDVEKSLEDSPYIEEAVLTLSYPGDESLVPTDGDVPEVVRDGTAPDVASGGAGTLRTE
- a CDS encoding ABC transporter substrate-binding protein, which encodes MILDSVQKTLTAVAGASAVLLVLAACSGPGTSTGSSTPVAGGTLTYASGDAEPTCLDPHVGGNYPQALLATQYIEELVGLEDGKPTPELATKWTTSDDGKTLAFTLRDDVSFTDGTPFDAAAVVANIEHVQDPATASSTGYLALQSITKATATDEHTVTLTLSRPDSALLESFSQPWVGMESPRALEREQATNCESPVGTGPFRVTGWKHGDRVTLTKNTDYWGATKPRLSGITWRFLPDSTSRYAALQSGQVDVIDNAQPDQLKAASAKGAVRDLDAPRPGASNRLELNSGHGVFRDEAVRQAFIAGAEIDPGLQSLFLGTAKRSYSVLSSAEPLAYSEKSRFDYSPTKAKQLLDDAGWKVGSDGIREKDGQQLTVTFPVSTNQSVPAERSLFQQIQASEKAVGFKVVLDELDLSSWYAALAANEYDVVSAPYTKVGPDVLRILYDSASIEPAPSGYFANLAQLDDPALDRLLEQAARTSDADERADLYEQAQKAILASDTVLPLYDQQNHFLVRSAVHGIRTTPVSTPWFSTAWIDR